The genomic DNA TAAAAGGGCTATTATTCTCTTCTGTAATACATATCTTTTCTTTATCAGAAATTTTTAATATCTCAGGAAGTTGATTATAGTTATCAGGACTACAGATAACATTAATAAAAGCATTTTTTTTATAAATATCTTCCTTATATAAACTGGAGATGCATCCTAAAATACAGAATATTTTACCTTTTTTTTTCAAATATTTATATGAAGATAGAAAAGAAAGTGCTCTGTTTTCTGCATGCTTCCTTACACAACAGGTATTAACGGCAATAATATCTGCATCTTCAGGTTTATCAACTATCTCATAACCATTTTTAATAAGTAACGCTTTTATCTTTTCTGAATCATAGAGATTCATCTGACAACCATATGTTTTTATATAAATACTTTTCATTGAGATGCCTTTTATTTTACCATTGCCCCTTTAAAAACACATATTACCGCTGCAATTATAAATAGAGATGCAAGATAATACTCCTGCTTAAGTCCCTCCTTCATATAAATTATAGAAAAAGGTATAAAAACAGATAAGGTTATAGCCTCCTGAAGAATTTTTAACTGTCCGAGATTCATTACATTATAGCCAATACGGTTAGCAGGAACCTGTATAAGATATTCAAAAAAGGCAATTCCCCAGCTGGTAAGTGCTGCTACTATCCATGGCTTACTATTTAAGTTTTTAAGGTGCGCATACCACGCAAAAGTCATAAAGATATTACTGGATGTAAGCATTAAAGCAGTAATAAATATTTTGTACATACAACCTCCTGATTATTTCTAAAATTTATAGATTATATTTTACCTTTACATCCATAAAAGTTAAAATATATAGGGAATTTATGAAATGGAGAATGTACCGATTACCCAGTTTAGTATTCTAATACTTATAGTTCTTCTGGTGTCCTTTATTATTAGATTACTGAAACAGCCACTTATAATTGGTTATATAATTTCAGGCCTCCTCGCAGGACCTTCATTTCTCAATCTTATTCAGGATACCACACTTATTAATACCTTTTCTGAGTTCGGAATATCATTTTTATTATTTCTCATTGGACTTAATCTCTCTCCGAGTATTATAAAAGAATATAGCAAAATCTCCTTAACTACTGGGTTTGGACAGATATTCTTAACTTCCTTATTGGGTTTTTTTATATCAAAATGGTTTGGTCTTGACATAATTTCTTCTTTATACATTACAATAGGCCTGACATTTTCTTCCACTATTATTGCTATGAAATTACTTTTTGATAAAGAGGATGTAGAAAAACTGTACGGTAAAATATCTACAGGTATTCTAATTGTACAGGACTTTGTTGCTATAATCATCCTCACTGTCCTCTCATCCGTTGAAAATGAAGTGTTATCACAGGCTATTTTGGTTATTACTAAAGGTATTTTAATCGTTGGAATTCTAATTCTTTTTACCCGATACATCCTTTTTAAAATAACTCATTTCCTTATTTCTTCACAAGAATTCTTATTCCTTTTTGTTATTGTATGGGGCCTCGGGATTTCTTTTCTTTTTAGATATGCAGGATTTTCAATGGAGATGGGAGCGTTAATTGCAGGGGTTCTTCTTTCAACAGCACCATATAGTTATGCTATTACTTCTAAATTAAAAGTTCTAAGAGACTTTTTTGTTATCTTCTTTTTTGTATTTCTTGGAAATCATATAATCTTCCATGATATTGAAAATTTACTTTTATATGCATTACCTTTATCTATTTTTGTTCTTATAGGAAAGCCCATTATAATTATGCTTTTTACCGGAATTTCCGGATATACCAAAAAGACAGGTTTTATGACAGGCACTACACTATCACAGATTTCAGAGTTTTCTCTCATTATAGCAGCAATGGGGGTTAAGTTAGGACATATTTCCGCTGATATACTTTCTCTCGTTACACTTATAGGGGTTATTACAATAGGTATTTCAACGTACCTCATTATATATGCAGACAAGATCTATTCTGTCTTTTCAAAGTATTTAGGTATCTTTGAAAGAAAAAATCTTATAGAAAGGGAGATTATTAATAAACGTTTTGGATGTTTCCTTATTGGTTATAATAGAACTGGTTTTGATATTCTGAAAAGCTTACAGAAGTTATATTCTGACGTTCTTGTTATTGACTTTAACCCTGAAATTATTAAGATACTAAAACATAGAAAGATAAACTGTGTATATGGAGACGCTGAAGATATTGAATTACTGGAGATATTAAAAATTAACAGAGCATATATGGTTGTATCAACAGCACCTGACTTATCTACAAACCTATTGCTTGTAAAATTTATAAGAGAGAAAAATAAAAAAGCAGTAGTTATTCTCACTGCCAGACAGATTTCTGATGCTTTGATTCTCTATGAGAATGGTGCTGATTATGTAATACTTCCTCACTTCTTGGGTGGTCTTTACACATCTCAACTTATTGAGAAATTCAAAACCCATAGAGAAAATTATGTAGATGAGAGTGATAGACAGATACAGGAACTTATGGAACGAATAATAGAAGGGCAGGAACATCCTGTAGTGGAAAAAGAAAGAGATTGATTATACTTTTCTTAGAGAAAATATAGCACCTATCATTATACCGAAAAGGGTGACCACATTAAAATTAAAAGATATACTACATTTTAAAGATAGAACTATCAAATCAAGATTTTCAAGACACCAGCATGGTTTTATAGAGGTTGATATGATTTCATATATAACTGTCCCATTCGGAACAATCAAGAGGAGGAGTTCCCCCAATGCAGTTCCTATTAAAGCGCTTATAAAAATAATAAGTAGAATATAAAAAACTTTCATA from bacterium includes the following:
- a CDS encoding cation:proton antiporter — its product is MENVPITQFSILILIVLLVSFIIRLLKQPLIIGYIISGLLAGPSFLNLIQDTTLINTFSEFGISFLLFLIGLNLSPSIIKEYSKISLTTGFGQIFLTSLLGFFISKWFGLDIISSLYITIGLTFSSTIIAMKLLFDKEDVEKLYGKISTGILIVQDFVAIIILTVLSSVENEVLSQAILVITKGILIVGILILFTRYILFKITHFLISSQEFLFLFVIVWGLGISFLFRYAGFSMEMGALIAGVLLSTAPYSYAITSKLKVLRDFFVIFFFVFLGNHIIFHDIENLLLYALPLSIFVLIGKPIIIMLFTGISGYTKKTGFMTGTTLSQISEFSLIIAAMGVKLGHISADILSLVTLIGVITIGISTYLIIYADKIYSVFSKYLGIFERKNLIEREIINKRFGCFLIGYNRTGFDILKSLQKLYSDVLVIDFNPEIIKILKHRKINCVYGDAEDIELLEILKINRAYMVVSTAPDLSTNLLLVKFIREKNKKAVVILTARQISDALILYENGADYVILPHFLGGLYTSQLIEKFKTHRENYVDESDRQIQELMERIIEGQEHPVVEKERD
- a CDS encoding DMT family protein, whose product is MYKIFITALMLTSSNIFMTFAWYAHLKNLNSKPWIVAALTSWGIAFFEYLIQVPANRIGYNVMNLGQLKILQEAITLSVFIPFSIIYMKEGLKQEYYLASLFIIAAVICVFKGAMVK